In a genomic window of Zonotrichia albicollis isolate bZonAlb1 chromosome 7, bZonAlb1.hap1, whole genome shotgun sequence:
- the LOC102073279 gene encoding rap1 GTPase-GDP dissociation stimulator 1 has protein sequence METLNKHLEYLGLCGDDTEAEDQILESLNGILVAITEDKQRSFHLLRGSGIFPTLAKILKGNPRCAVKAAHVLSEIAKNEEMKIPCIEADLVLALIPLLESTDQEMLLHAGRAIGRICYDNRSLQEELVKVGVIPSLVRILTDYAESEPLVHVALLALYNLADLDSAKEALSMTKVAEQLVKQLRRAESHERLEIVFEVLQALAENDALKVQLVDAGVPEVLSEILLRLQGSSQAEDTCIVKAASDLIVSLLLGDGNCLRLFQLGVIHQLLDLLEKHVRSGDASVQQAALSALQSLAVPVVSKVQMLEEGVAERIEALLRSESPPVQFKLLGTLRTLADGQADAAELLGQDPLLLDRLVQWCSGSDHSGICGEANRLLASILHHNRSQEVVKAIQAAQGVKHLVSMTTSEQDAMQNEALNALAIASAIDLDTLEESFKESQLVQSLHKLLRDDNTSPEVKYNSMGLLCRLLNSGDLRQEIEEDKIKDTLEQLCSHSNADVVKGAITTLEVLRGETPH, from the exons ATGG AAACCCTGAATAAGCACCTGGAATACCTTGGGCTTTGTGGAGATGACACAGAAGCTGAAGATCAGATCCTTGAAAGTTTGAATGGGATTCTCGTGGCTATTACTGAAGATA agcagaggtCCTTCCACCTACTCAGAGGGAGTGGGATCTTCCCAACTTTGGCAAAAATCCTGAAGGGCAATCCACGATGTGCAGTGAAAGCAGCCCACGTGCTCTCAGAGATAGCCAAAAATG AGGAAATGAAGATACCATGTATTGAAGCAGATTTGGTTCTAGCACTGATACCTTTGCTGGAGAGCACCGACCAAGAGATGCTGCTGCACGCTGGGAGGGCCATTGGCCGCATCTGTTATGATAACC GCAGCCTTCAGGAAGAGCTGGTCAAGGTTGGAGTAATCCCATCACTGGTCCGAATATTAACTGATTATGCAGAGAGTGAACCCCTTGTCCACGTTGCTCTATTGGCCTTGTACAATCTGGCAGACCTTG ATTCAGCCAAGGAAGCTCTAAGCATGACAAAAGTTGCTGAACAACTGGTGAAGCAGCTGAGGAGAGCAGAGAGCCATGAGAGGTTAGAAATTGTCTTTGAAGTCCTGCAAGCACTTGCAGAAAATG ATGCTCTGAAAGTGCAGTTGGTGGATGCAGGTGTGCCAGAGGTGCTGTCTGAGATCCTGCTGAGGCTCCAAGGCAGTTCCCAGGCTGAAGATACATGCATTGTGAAGGCTGCATCAGATCTCATTGTCTCTCTGCTCCTTGGAG ATGGGAACTGCCTGCGTCTGTTCCAGCTGGGGGTGATCCACCAGCTGCTGGACCTGCTGGAGAAACACGTGCGGAGCGGGGACGCCTCTGTCCAACAGGCTGCACTCAGCGCCCTGCAGAGCCTCGCTGTTCCAG TTGTCAGCAAGGTTCAGATGCTGGAGGAAGGCGTTGCCGAGCGGATCGAGGCACTGCTGAGGTCAGAGAGCCCTCCTGTGCAGTTCAAACTCCTGGGGACACTACGCACACTAGCAGATGGCCAAG CGGATGCAGCTGAACTCCTGGGGCAGGACCCGCTGCTGCTCGACCGGCTGGTGCAGTGGTGCAGCGGCAGCGACCACAGCGGCATCTGCGGGGAGGCCAACCGGCTGCTGGCATCCATCCTGCACCACAACAGATCCCAG gaAGTGGTCAAAGCCATCCAGGCAGCACAAGGAGTGAAGCATCTGGTTTCCATGACAACAAGTGAACAAGATGCCATGCAGAATGAGGCTCTGAATGCCTTGGCAATAGCATCTGCCATTGATTTAG ataCTCTTGAAGAATCTTTTAAAGAATCACAGCTAGTTCAGAGCTTACACAAACTTCTACGAGATGACAACACAAGTCCTGAGGTGAAATACAATTCAATGGGCCTTTTGTGCAGACTTCTTAATTCAG GTGATCTGAGACAAGAAATAGAAGAGGACAAGATCAAAGACACCcttgagcagctctgcagtcacAGCAATGCAGATGTGGTCAAGGGAGCCATCACAACATTAGAGGTGTTGAGAGGAGAGACACCCCACTAA